The genomic interval TACTAAGGCGCCAGCACAAAGTATGAAGATTGATAAAACACGGACTGTGCGGTTGCAATTTATGACGTCGGTGCCCCCTGGCATGGCGTGGGATTTTTCACCTGCGATCAATTATGTTGACGTTCATCCTGGCGAAAATAAGGTGGTTAAATTCAATGCACATAACTTATCAAACCGAACTATTGTCGGACAGGCTGTGCCATCAGTATCGCCGGGTCTTGCTGCAAGTTATCTTAATAAAACCGAATGTTTTTGTTTCACACAACAACCGCTTAAAGCAGGACAGCGAACAGAAATGGGTTTGGTTTTTTTTATTTCGCCAGACATTCCTAAAGACATCCATACGCTGACATTGTCCTATGCATTATTTGATGTAACCCAACTGCCAAGCGCTCAAGCAACACCAAGCAATGTCGAATACGCTGAGCACACAGAACACGCCGAGCATCCAGAACATGCTGCTATGTAGCCGTAGCAAGAATAAGAGGAGCCTAACATGACCGAAAAAACAACAGTTTATTATGTGCCAACCCAAAGTTATTGGCCAATTATAGGGGCGATCGGCCTGCTGTTAATCGCTGTTGGTGCCGGCACGATGGTCCAGCAAATGGGCAGTGAGTCATCAAGTGGCAGTTGGATTTTAACCGTGGGAATTGGCGTGATTGTCGCGATGATGTTTGGCTGGTTTAATGATGTTATTAACGAGTCGCAAGCCGGGCTCTATAGCGCTCAAATGGACCGATCTTTTCGACAGGGCATGAGTTGGTTTATTTTTTCAGAAGTGATGTTTTTTGTCGCTTTTTTTGGCGCATTATTTTATGTCCGCAACATTTCGACCTTTTGGCTCGCCGGTGGCTCAAACAATGTAATGACTGGACTGGTATTGTGGCCGGAGTTTGAAGCTATTTGGCCATTAATTGTCACACCCGCAGGCGACACCACCCAAGCAATGGGCTGGCAAGGTTTGCCGTTACTTAATACCATTATTTTATTGACCTCGTCGGTTACTTTACACTTTGCCCACATCGGTTTAGAGCAAGGCAATCGTAAGCAGCTTAAGCTGATGTTATTTATTACGGTATTGCTTGGCACCAGTTTTTTGTTTTTTCAAGTGCAAGAATATGTTGAGGCCTATCGACACATGGGGCTGACATTAAGCGCGGGAGTTTATGGTAATACCTTTTTCATCTTAACGGGCTTTCACGGCATGCATGTCACTATTGGTACTATCATGCTGCTGGTGATGTTACTGCGAGTATTGAAAGGGCATTTTAGTCCAGAGAACCATTTTGCATTTCAAGCGAGCTGTTGGTATTGGCATTTTGTCG from Gammaproteobacteria bacterium carries:
- a CDS encoding cytochrome c oxidase subunit 3, yielding MTEKTTVYYVPTQSYWPIIGAIGLLLIAVGAGTMVQQMGSESSSGSWILTVGIGVIVAMMFGWFNDVINESQAGLYSAQMDRSFRQGMSWFIFSEVMFFVAFFGALFYVRNISTFWLAGGSNNVMTGLVLWPEFEAIWPLIVTPAGDTTQAMGWQGLPLLNTIILLTSSVTLHFAHIGLEQGNRKQLKLMLFITVLLGTSFLFFQVQEYVEAYRHMGLTLSAGVYGNTFFILTGFHGMHVTIGTIMLLVMLLRVLKGHFSPENHFAFQASCWYWHFVDVVWLGLFFFVYIL